GGGCCCGGGCCGGGGCCGGGGCGCCGCGGCGCCGACCGTCCTGGTCGCCAGCGACCTCGACCGCACCCTCATCTACTCCACCGCGGCCCTCTCCCTCGGCATGCCCGACGCCCAGGCGCCCCGGCTGCTGTGCGTGGAGGTCCACGAGTCGAAGCCGCTCTCGTACCTGACCGAGAAGGCCTCCGCCGAACTGCGGGCGCTGGCCGCCGAAACGGTCTTCGTGCCGACCACCACCCGCACCCGCAAGCAGTACCAGCGCATCCGGCTGCTCGGCGACACCCCGCCGAAGTACGCGATCTGCGCCAACGGCGGGCACCTGCTCGTCGACGGCGTCTCCGACCCCGACTGGCACGCCGAGGTGCTCCGCCGGGTCGCCGAGTCCTGCGCCCCGCTCGCCGAGGTCCGCGCCTACTTCACCGCCACCACGGACCTGTCCTGGGTGCGCAAGCACCGCGTCGCCGAGGACCTGTTCGCCTATCTCGTCGTCGAGCGGGAGCGACTGCCCGAGGAGTGGCTGGCCCGCTTCACCGAGTGGGCGGGGGAGCGCGGCTGGACGGTCTCGTTGCAGGGCCGCAAGGTGTACGCCGTGCCGAAGCCGCTCACCAAGAGCGCGGCCGTCCGCGAGGTCGCCCGCCGGGTCGGCGCCACGCTCACCCTCGCCGCCGGGGACTCGCTCCTCGACGCCGATCTGCTGCTCGCCGCCGACCGGGCCTGGCGCCCGGGGCACGGCGAACTCGCCGACGACGACTGGACGGCGCCCCACGTGGAGGCGCTGGCCGAGCGGGGCGTGGCGGCGGGCGAGGAGATCCTGCGCCGCTTCCGGGCCACGGCCAGGGCGCACGCGGCGCCCGGGCCGGACGCCGCGGCGGTCACGGACCGGCCCTGACCGGCCGCGCCGGCGCCCGGCCCTGACCGGCCCTCATCCCTCTACCGCTATCCGCAGCACCCGCCCCCGCAGCAGCCGCCTCCGCCGCCACCACCACTGGGGGCGGGGGCGGAGCCCTTCCCGCCGCCGCCGCCGACGGCGACGGCGGAGAGGAGCTTGACGGTGTCGTCGTGCCCGGCGGGGCAGGCGGCGGGGTCGGAGGACTCGGCCATGGGACGGCTGAGCTCGAAGGTGTCGCCGCAGGTCCGGCAGCGGTACTCGTAACGAGGCATGGGCGAAGCCTACGGCTTCCCCCGCTCCTCCCGGATCTGTTCGACGACCCGCCCGGCGCTCGCCCGGATCGCCTCCAGCTCGGTGAGGAAGGCCCAGTAGTCGGGATGCCGCCCGCCCTCCAGCGTCCCCACGGCCCGGTCGATCCGCGCCACGGCCTCGTCGAGGGGCCGGGCGTGCCGGGGCTCGGGGGTGCTGCGCCCGGCCATGGCGAGCCGCTGGGCGTCGCGTACGGCGAAGCGGGTGCGGTCGATCTCGGCCTGCGGGTCCTTGGCGACGGCGTTCAGGCGGCTCAGCCGGTCCCCGGCGGCGGCCACGCCCTCGCCGGCGCTGTCGAGCAGGGCGCGGGCGGTGGCCAGCAGCGAGGTGGCGTCGGGCCAGCGCTGTTCGTCGCGCGCCTTCGCGGCCTCGGCCAGCCGCTCCTCGGCCTGCCGGGCGGCGCCGGCGGCCTGCTCGGGCACGTGCTGGAGGTCCTGCCAGCAGGCCGCGGAGAACCGGCGGCGCAGCTCGGAGAGGACCGGCTCGACCCCTTCGGCACGGGTGGCGAGGGCCTGGGCGCGGGTACGGAGCGAGACGAGCCGCTTGTCGATCTCGGCGGCCCGCTCGGGCACCCGGGCGGCCTCGGCCCGTACCGCCTCGGCCTCCCGGAGCACCCGGTCGGCGCGTTGCAGCGTCTCGGCCACGCCGTGCCGCCCGGCCCCTTCGTTGAGCCGGGTCAGCTCGGGCCCGAGGAGTGCGAGCCGCCGCGCCAGGTCGTCCGCGCGGAAGCCCCGCTCCCGGGTGCCGTCGAGGGCCTCGCCGGCCGCCCGCAGCGCCTGCCGCGCCCGCTCGACGGCGGGGGCGAGCCGGGCCAGCTGGGTCTCCGCCCGGCCGAGTAGCGGCGCGAGCCCTTGCTCGAACCGGTCGAGCTCGCCCTTGACCCGCACGAGCTCGTCCCGGGCCCGCTCCAGCTCGCTCTTGGCCCGCCCGGCCGCGGCGGCGTCGAGCAGATCCCCGTCGAGGTCATGGGCGTCGACGGCACTGATGTAGACATGGCTGACCTCGTCGATCCGCCGCCCGAGCGCGGCGAACCCCTCCACGGCCCGAGCGGCCTCGGCGGAGTCGTCGGCGGCGGTGATCGTCTCGATGGAGATCCGCAGCCCGCGCTGCGCGGTGTCCAGCTCGTAGAAGGCCGCGGCGGCGGCGTCCTTGGCCGCCTGCGCCTCGGCCCGCCGGCTCTCGTCCCGCCCCCCGAACCACCGACGCGTCCCGCCCCCGGCGAAGGCCTGCGGCACCAGCGCGACGACGAGCAGCGGCAGGGCGAGCCCCAGCCGAAACGTGGTGGTGATCCCGGGCGCAGCCCTGCCCCTGTCCTCGCTCGCCGCCACGTTTCCTCTCCCGTGCTGTGTCCGCCCTGCCCGGTCCGGTTCATTCTCCCACCCGCTAGGGACGAAGA
The DNA window shown above is from Streptomyces showdoensis and carries:
- a CDS encoding HAD family hydrolase; translated protein: MNAAYKDAEGTGSGTAAPSPGPGRGRGAAAPTVLVASDLDRTLIYSTAALSLGMPDAQAPRLLCVEVHESKPLSYLTEKASAELRALAAETVFVPTTTRTRKQYQRIRLLGDTPPKYAICANGGHLLVDGVSDPDWHAEVLRRVAESCAPLAEVRAYFTATTDLSWVRKHRVAEDLFAYLVVERERLPEEWLARFTEWAGERGWTVSLQGRKVYAVPKPLTKSAAVREVARRVGATLTLAAGDSLLDADLLLAADRAWRPGHGELADDDWTAPHVEALAERGVAAGEEILRRFRATARAHAAPGPDAAAVTDRP
- a CDS encoding FmdB family zinc ribbon protein produces the protein MPRYEYRCRTCGDTFELSRPMAESSDPAACPAGHDDTVKLLSAVAVGGGGGKGSAPAPSGGGGGGGCCGGGCCG